In the Pithys albifrons albifrons isolate INPA30051 chromosome 3, PitAlb_v1, whole genome shotgun sequence genome, one interval contains:
- the LOC139670360 gene encoding histone H2B 1/2/3/4/6 isoform X2 has product MPEPAKSAPAPKKGSKKAVTKTQKKGDKKRKKSRKESYSIYVYKVLKQVHPDTGISSKAMGIMNSFVNDIFERIAGEASRLAHYNKRSTITSREIQTAVRLLLPGELAKHAVSEGTKAVTKYTSSK; this is encoded by the coding sequence ATGCCTGAGCCGGCCAAGTCCGCCCCCGCGCCCAAGAAGGGCTCCAAGAAGGCCGTCACCAAAACGCAAAAGAAGGGCGACAAGAAGCGCAAGAAGAGCCGCAAGGAAAGCTACTCTATCTACGTGTACAAGGTGCTGAAGCAGGTGCACCCCGACACGGGCATCTCCTCCAAGGCCATGGGTATCATGAACTCCTTCGTCAACGACATCTTCGAGCGCATCGCCGGCGAGGCGTCGCGGCTGGCGCACTACAACAAGCGCTCCACCATCACGTCGCGGGAGATCCAGACGGCCgtgcggctgctgctgcccggCGAGCTGGCCAAGCACGCCGTCTCCGAGGGCACCAAGGCTGTCACCAAGTACACCAGCTCCAAGTAA
- the LOC139670361 gene encoding histone H2A-IV-like, which produces MSGRGKQGGKARAKAKSRSSRAGLQFPVGRVHRLLRKGNYAERVGAGAPVYLAAVLEYLTAEILELAGNAARDNKKTRIIPRHLQLAIRNDEELNKLLGKVTIAQGGVLPNIQAVLLPKKTESHKAKAK; this is translated from the coding sequence ATGTCCGGCCGCGGAAAGCAGGGCGGGAAGGCGCGGGCCAAGGCCAAGTCGCGCTCGTCGCGGGCCGGGCTGCAGTTCCCCGTGGGCCGCGTGCACCGCCTGCTGCGCAAGGGCAACTACGCGGAGCGGGTGGGCGCCGGTGCGCCCGTGTACCTGGCGGCCGTGCTGGAGTACCTGACGGCCGAGATCCTGGAGCTGGCGGGCAACGCGGCCCGCGACAACAAGAAGACGCGCATCATCCCCCGCCACCTGCAGCTCGCCATCCGCAACGACGAGGAGCTCAACAAGCTGCTGGGCAAGGTGACGATCGCGCAGGGTGGCGTGCTGCCCAACATCCAGGCCGTGCTGCTGCCCAAGAAGACTGAGAGCCACAAGGCTAAAGCCAAGTAA
- the LOC139670359 gene encoding histone H1.01, with translation MSETAPAAAPDAPAPGAKAAAKKPKKAAGGSKARKPAGPSVTELITKAVSTSKERKGLSLAALKKALAAGGYDVEKNNSRIKLGLKSLVSKGTLVQTKGTGASGSFRLNKKPGEVKEKAPKKRAPAAKPKKPAAKKPASSAKKPKKAAAVKKSPKKAKKPAVTAAKKATKSPKKAAKVGRPKKAAKSPAKAKAVKPKAAKPKAAKPKAAKAKKAAPKKK, from the coding sequence ATGTCCGAGaccgctcccgccgccgcccccgaTGCGCCCGCACCCGGCGCCAAGGCCGCCGCCAAGAAGCCGAAAAAAGCGGCAGGCGGCTCCAAGGCTCGCAAGCCCGCAGGGCCCAGCGTCACCGAGCTCATCACCAAGGCCGTGTCCACCTCCAAGGAGCGCAAGGGGCTCTCCCTCGCCGCGCTCAAGAAGGCGCTGGCCGCCGGCGGCTACGATGTGGAGAAGAACAACAGCCGCATCAAGCTGGGGCTGAAGAGCCTTGTCAGCAAAGGCACCCTGGTGCAGACCAAAGGCACCGGCGCCTCCGGCTCTTTTCGTCTCAACAAGAAGCCTGgggaagtgaaagaaaaagccCCCAAAAAAAGGGCACCGGCAGCCAAGCCCAAAAAGCCGGCTGCTAAGAAGCCCGCCAGCTCCGCTAAGAAGCCCAAGAAAGCAGCGGCCGTGAAGAAGAGCCCCAAGAAAGCCAAGAAGCCGGCGGTCACAGCGGCCAAGAAAGCGACCAAGAGTCCCAAGAAAGCCGCAAAGGTAGGCCGCCCCAAGAAGGCAGCGAAGAGCCCGGCCAAGGCAAAAGCGGTGAAGCCCAAAGCGGCCAAGCCTAAGGCAGCCAAGCCCAAAGCGGCCAAGGCGAAGAAGGCGGCGCCCAAAAAGAAGTAA